A genomic segment from Propioniciclava sp. MC1595 encodes:
- a CDS encoding tyrosine-type recombinase/integrase, whose amino-acid sequence MTGLVSGLAGHIDGLLEVKHALGYPYTTSERHLRAFDAMCATEYPGQATLSRHMAMRWATSRPGEHVNGQLRRITPVRQLAKHMAGLGVDAYLIPPGIPGKQVRYRPHLYTHAELRAIFDAADQIVATPYGGCRHLIIPVVFRMIYCLGLRPGEARRLHRNDVDLTKGTVQIRESKGHKDRVVYLSADLHDYCRRYDATIRAHHPNRVAFFPNQSGGFYSACTLDHWFGQLLAVAEVTGTTGAGSPPRVYDLRHAHVMETVNRWVRAGRDPQALVMYLSLHLGHSNPEDTWYYFHLTPDFHADLRQVANISIESVLPEASHAHG is encoded by the coding sequence ATGACCGGGCTGGTCAGCGGCCTGGCCGGCCACATCGACGGCCTGCTCGAAGTCAAGCACGCGCTCGGGTACCCGTACACGACCTCGGAGCGACACCTGCGCGCGTTCGACGCGATGTGCGCCACCGAGTACCCGGGACAGGCCACGTTGAGCCGGCACATGGCGATGCGCTGGGCCACCAGCCGTCCCGGCGAGCACGTCAACGGGCAGCTGCGACGCATCACCCCGGTCCGGCAGTTGGCCAAACACATGGCTGGGCTCGGGGTGGACGCCTATCTGATCCCGCCGGGCATCCCAGGCAAGCAGGTCCGTTACCGTCCGCACTTGTACACCCACGCAGAACTGCGGGCGATCTTCGACGCCGCCGACCAGATCGTGGCGACCCCTTACGGCGGGTGCCGGCATCTGATCATCCCGGTGGTCTTCCGGATGATCTACTGCCTGGGTCTGCGCCCCGGCGAGGCCCGCCGACTCCACCGCAATGACGTCGACCTGACCAAGGGCACCGTCCAGATCCGCGAATCGAAAGGACACAAGGACCGGGTGGTGTACCTGTCGGCCGACCTGCACGACTACTGCCGCCGCTACGACGCCACGATCCGCGCGCACCACCCGAACCGGGTCGCGTTCTTCCCGAACCAGAGCGGTGGCTTCTACAGTGCGTGCACCCTGGACCACTGGTTCGGTCAACTCCTGGCTGTCGCCGAGGTGACCGGTACAACCGGCGCGGGCTCGCCACCGCGGGTCTACGACTTGCGGCATGCGCATGTGATGGAAACGGTCAACCGGTGGGTGCGTGCGGGCCGCGACCCGCAGGCGCTGGTGATGTACCTGAGCCTGCACCTGGGGCACAGCAACCCCGAGGACACCTGGTACTACTTCCACCTGACCCCCGATTTCCATGCCGACCTGCGCCAGGTGGCCAACATCAGTATCGAGTCGGTCCTGCCCGAGGCCTCCCATGCACACGGATGA